One window from the genome of Cryptococcus deuterogattii R265 chromosome 10, complete sequence encodes:
- a CDS encoding chromosome transmission fidelity protein 18 encodes MPEASSKTLVFEPTDIFDFEFEQQPQAQSPRHSQEGPSTSTAPTIFTNKDVVNSTSALLMGDEGLSRPISPHMSTPPPDFDPDENWEDEMAMMEMEREFAGLQDEPLRRDNENEERTQSEISGKGNDKKTIGDDFLSTGIFDFDAPVASSSRVTLTPSSDIPTISLHQLPKEKESQSGLVKPARPCTLPSLMAVTTDGEIVTFQRRWKPQAISPLELQQRVGKGNAGELLTVPLHKLLGQVDELKSREKALQLQRQIDEEGGQAKEIQMGMTMWVDKYRPKRFTDLLGEDRVHREVMTWLKEWDKCVFKRQPTQAKKRPFDASDSKPFAVDPLGRPRERVLLLSGPPGYGKTTLASVVAHHAGYRILEINASDDRSYQTVQTRIRNAIEAGTSLGAEGKPTCVVVDEVDGAGGGENGFIKALIKLIQDAPARRKSNTPAKLLRRPIICICNDIYAPALRPLRPYARIIRFRKPQAQSLVVRLRDICQREGLQADTRSLNTLVEMTSGDVRSCLNTLQFIKSRSPVVTEEAIRATSLGLKDTSTTLQTAWNALFVPLAAKKRRAQGNIDDTRYLPRIIPIINSCGEYDKLLLGAFEHYPNLKPLDGTMKNLTKVHEWLAFSDRLQARVSSEQEWELLGYIPWGVGAWYPHLASQGNSSKPTDYPKADYEAYQTRSSNEEVARAFMNVLPPILRSMFITSTTLTELIPFLMRIISPPLKPVNANIVKPAEKAVLQRLVELMIPLGLTFYKEKAENGQPTMRLEPAIDVFVYYDGKRAEDILASRFMIRQLISQAMDAELARRRGGPDAETVDTGADGFAKAYGLTGKTAKKPEEKALLPVTDFFGRTVAVIEEDVIVDGARPQAPPKKKFRPIYKFNEGSLSAVRRSVKMSALM; translated from the exons ATGCCAGAAGCATCATCCAAAACTCTTGTATTCGAGCCTACCGATATTTTCGACTTTGAATTTGAACAGCAACCGCAAGCTCAATCACCGCGACACAGTCAGGAGGGGCCTTCGACGTCCACGGCACCGACGATTTTCACCAACAAAGATGTAGTTAATAGTACTTCAGCCTTGCTCATGGGGGACGAAGGCCTGTCAAGGCCTATATCTCCGCATATGTCTACGCCACCTCCAGATTTCGACCCGGACGAAaattgggaagatgagatggcaatgatggagatggagagagaatTCGCCGGGTTACAGGATGAACCGTTGAGGAGAGATAACGAAAATGAGGAGCGGACTCAATCAGAGATTAGTGGGAAGGGAAATGATAAGAAGACTATAGGAGATGATTTCTTGTCAACGGGTATATTCGACTTTGACGCGCCTGTCGCATCCT CCTCACGAGTAACCCTTACTCCTTCATCAGATATCCCTACCATATCTCTGCACCAATtaccaaaagaaaaagaatcGCAAAGTGGACTCGTCAAACCAGCGCGACCTTGTACCCTGCCTTCTCTTATGGCTGTAACGACGGATGGAGAGATAGTTACTTTccagaggagatggaagccCCAGGCCATATCTCCCTTA GAACTGCAACAACGAGTCGGGAAAGGAAATGCTGGCGAACTATTAACTGTACCACTGCACAAACTGCTTGGTCAGGTCGACGAGCTCAAATCTCGAGAAAAAGCCCTCCA GCTGCAAAGGCAaattgatgaggaagggggTCAGGCGAAGGAAATACAGATGGGAATGACAATGTGGGTAGACAAGTACAGACCCAAAAGGTTCACCGACTTGCTCGGCGAAGAT CGTGTGCATCGCGAAGTTATGACATGGCTCAAGGAATGGGACAAATGTGTCTTCAAAAGACAACCGACACAAGCAAAGAAACGCCCATTCGACGCCTCCGACTCCAAACCATTTGCTGTAGACCCCCTTGGACGACCTCGTGAACgtgttctccttctctccggCCCCCCGGGTTACGGTAAAACCACACTGGCATCTGTCGTCGCCCACCATGCTGGGTATCGCATCCTCGAGATCAACGCCTCGGACGATAGAAGCTACCAGACGGTACAGACAAGAATCCGTAATGCCATTGAAGCTGGTACTAGCTTGGGTGCAGAGGGCAAACCGACATGTGTGGTCGTAGATGAGGTTGACGGAgctggaggtggagagaatgGGTTCATCAAGGCATTGATCAAGTTAATTCAGGACGCCCCTGCGAGGAGAAAGTCCAACACTCCTGCAAAACTGCTGAGAAGGCCCATTATATGCATTTGCAACGACATTTACGCACCAGCTTTGCGTCCTCTTAGGCCGTACGCGAGAATTATCAGGTTCCGCAAGCCACAAGCTCAATCTCTGGTTGTAAGGTTACGAGATATATGCCAACGAGAGGGTCTTCAAGCGGATACGCGTTCGCTCAATACTTtggtggagatgacaaGCGGCGATGTTCGAAGCTGTCTCAACACATTGCAA TTCATCAAAAGCAGATCGCCTGTGGTaacagaagaagcgatTCGCGCAACATCTCTGGGGCTTAAAGACACTAGTACTACCCTTCAAACAGCATGGAACGCTCTCTTCGTTCCCCTTGCTGCCAAGAAGCGACGTGCACAAGGAAACATTGACGATACACGGTATCTTCCTCGAatcatccccatcatcaactCTTGTGGCGAGTACGACAAACTTCTTTTAGGCGCTTTTGAGCATTACCCTAACCTCAAACCACTGGACGGAACGATGAAAAACTTGACAAAGGTGCACGAGTGGCTCGCGTTTTCTGATAGGCTACAAGCGAGAGTTTCAAGTGAACAAGAGTGGGAGCTGCTGGGGTACATACCATGGGGAGTGGGAGCTTGGTATCCGCACCTGGCGTCACAAGGCAACAGCTCAAAACCGACAGATTATCCCAAGGCTGACTACGAA GCGTATCAAACTCGTTCTTCTAATGAAGAGGTGGCGAGGGCCTTCATGAATGTCCTTCCCCCTATCTTGCGTTCCATGTTCATCACCAGTACGACGCTCACAGAGctcatccctttcctcATGCGCATCATTTCACCGCCCCTCAAGCCT GTAAACGCAAACATTGTCAAGCCCGCGGAGAAAGCGGTTCTTCAGAGATTGGTTGAACTGATGATCCCTCTCGGTCTTACATTCTACAAGGAAAAGGCTGAGAATGGCCAGCCGACGATGAGACTTGAACC AGCAATTGACGTCTTTGTTTATTATGATGGGAAACGAGCCGAAGACATCTTAGCGTCGAGATTCATGATCCGCCAACTCATTTCTCAAGCT ATGGACGCTGAGCTGGCCAGAAGGCGAGGCGGGCCCGACGCCGAGACTGTGGATACTGGAGCTGATGGGTTTGCAAAAGCATACGGTTTGACAGGAAAAACTGCGAAGAAGCCCGAGGAAAAAGCGTTGCTG CCTGTGACGGATTTCTTCGGGCGAACGGTTGCCGTTatcgaggaggatg TCATCGTAGACGGCGCGAGGCCGCAGGCGCCACCGAAAAAGAAGTTCCGACCGATATACAAATTTAACGAAGGGTCTTTGAGTGCGGTGAGGAGGAGTGTCAAGATGTCGGCTTTGATGTAG
- a CDS encoding elongator complex protein 4 has protein sequence MPSFTRRIPAANPPPSGTTPSPIHSLPLLPTGLPSMDDLLGGGLPLHSILLVLAPDTQSAWGRLVERYWIAQGLVSGQAGLLVGEKEEGESVVKGCMWTEGGAAGDGSESEGEGGVEGGERKIAWRYEKMGKFQTTVKGNGSNLSLMTTIPPEALSLMQESGQMSYVAINSDEPSTSQSTVLDGALQGVWEKLQHADKGRATRLAVHELGSLDWGNISMAEIHRFIHSLRELLKSKPASALITLPASLILSMGSERESIVRRLAWGVDACVELKGFADDPTLPPLFPTHGLLTLHSYPITHSLLPSTLKHSTLLGVSQSSTSISSSGGGGGAGENNLGFRLKRKRFVVETVHLGVEGGVGERRTGGDVREALDGADATHSHKHSHPTLTGPSSGVDLSQSSLASTPGTGVDDRPRGADQDKKPSKPRARVRFGAEEEVIIVGKGEDGLKHDHAHSHTHDHGPRGKDQAPKIALRHDRPDLYEF, from the exons ATGCCGTCATTCACTCGCCGAATCCCAGCAGCCAACCCCCCTCCTTCGGGTACGACACCATCCCCTATCCACTCTTtacctctccttccaaccGGCCTACCGTCGATGGACGACCTTCTCGGTGGTGGTTTACCCCttcattccatccttctcgtcctcgCTCCTGACACCCAGTCTGCTTGGGGTAGGTTAGTGGAGAGATACTGGATTGCCCAGGGTTTGGTGTCCGGTCAGGCAGGGTTGCTGGttggggagaaggaggaaggggagagtGTGGTGAAAGGGTGTATGTGGACGGAAGGCGGAGCagctggagatggaagcgagagtgaaggggaaggaggggtAGAAGGTGGTGAGAGGAAAATTGCGTGGAGGTACGAGAAGATGGGCAAGTTTCAGACTACAGTGAAGG GCAATGGATCCAATCTGTCTCTTATGACTACCATCCCACCAGAAGCCCTCTCGCTTATGCAAGAATCCGGTCAAATGTCTTACGTGGCCATCAACTCTGATGAGCCGAGTACTTCTCAATCCACTGTTTTGGATGGAGCGTTGCAAGGTGTATGGGAGAAGTTGCAGCATGCTGATAAAGGGAGAGCGACGAGGCTGGCGGTGCATGAGCTGGGAAGTCTTGATTGGGGAAATATTTCCATGGCC GAAATACATCGATTCATTCATTCTCTTCGAGAGctcttgaagagcaagccaGCTTCAGCTTTGATAACGCTTCCGGCGAGTCTTATCCTTTCGATGGGtagtgaaagagaaagtATTGTGAGGCGTCTGGCGTGGGGTGTGGACGCATGTGTTGAACTCAAAGGTTTCGCTG ATGACCCCACATTACCACCCCTCTTTCCAACTCACGGTCTTCTCACCCTCCACTCTTATCCAATCacccattcccttcttccctctacCTTGAAACACTCCACTTTACTCGGTGTCTCTCAATCATCAACGTCAATATCCTCTTCtggcggcggtggaggtgcgGGCGAGAATAATCTTGGATTCAGACTAAAGAGGAAACGGTTTGTGGTGGAGACGGTTCATCTGGGTGTGGAGGGTGGTGTGGGGGAACGACGGACTGGAGGGGATGTGCGAGAGGCTTTGGACGGAGCTGATGCGACCCACTCGCACAAACACTCTCATCCTACATTGACAGGACCTTCGAGTGGTGTCGACTTGTCTCAGTCGTCTCTTGCCTCCACACCCGGGACAGGAGTCGATGACAGACCAAGAGGAGCCGACCAGGATAAGAAACCATCAAAACCTCGGGCTCGAGTGAGATTtggagcagaagaggaggttaTCATTGTTggtaaaggagaagacggacTGAAGCATGACCACGCGCATTCACATACGCATGATCATGGACCGCGTGGCAAAGATCAGGCGCCAAAAATTGCGCTGAGACATGACAGACCTGACTTGTACGAGTTTTAG
- a CDS encoding 3-dehydroshikimate dehydratase, which yields MSNDFSSLRFGVATASLGMNPIHDISKKFEALQKAGFKYVEVGFGAYMEWVRSELPNLPPSTCPPEWSEADEPDPSDDAIWKALYAKAEDFKKLVAKYGMTCLVLQPLNQFDGWPEGSKRAEWVRRKAEKWLPLCSKLGVEQLQVGSNDYAEANAPDEKTAEDMHWLAELGAKQNPPVKIAYESWCFSKRVSDWEHTWKIVQLGNHPNLGLCIDTAHPPLAPAYGWDPTTGKGWTDKQYASFLERLRAVPKEKIFYVELSEVLKPVVPLGKGSPFDQWREKAQSPRGDGFVWAVCGRPVPLVGRDAGRGVKGPDDMGAARALETFKAVLSTGWRGICMFEFFEALHMEPADPEIPFKYADACALSNKRILEALKA from the exons ATGTCAAACGACTTTAGCAGCCTCCGATTTGGCGTTGCTACCGCCTCTCTTGGTATGAACCCGATCCACGATATCTCCAAGAAGTTCGAGGCTCTTCAAAAGGCTGGCTTTAAGTACGTCGAAGTTGGATTCGGTGCCTACATGGAATGGGTTAGGTCTGAACTTCCCAATCT CCCGCCCTCGACCTGCCCTCCCGAGTGGTCTGAGGCCGACGAGCCCGACCCTTCTGACGATGCCATCTGGAAGGCCCTCTATGCCAAGGCTGAAGACTTCAAGAAGCTCGTTGCAAAGTACGGTATGACCTGTCTCGTCCTCCAGCCTCTCAACCAGTTTGATGGATGGCCCGAAGGCTCTAAGCGCGCCGAGTGGGTTAGGCGAAAGGCCGAAAAGTGGTTGCCCCTCTGTTCCAAACTCGGTGTCGAGCAGCTCCAA GTTGGATCTAATGACTATGCCGAGGCCAACGCGCCTGATGAGAAGACCGCCGAGGACATGCACTGGCTCGCTGAGCTCGGCGCGAAGCAGAACCCTCCTGTTAAAATTGCTTATGAGTCATGGTGTTTTTCCAAGCGAGTCAGTGACTGGGAGCACACCTGGAAGATTGTCCAGCTCGGC AACCACCCCAACCTCGGTCTCTGTATCGACACTGCCCACCCCCCTCTTGCCCCCGCTTACGGCTGGGACCCCACCACCGGTAAAGGCTGGACCGACAAACAATacgcttccttccttgaaCGTCTGCGCGCCGTCCCTAAGGAGAAGATCTTTTACGTCGAGCTCTCTGAAGTCCTCAAGCCCGTCGTTCCCCTCGGTAAAGGATCGCCTTTCGACCAATGGAGGGAGAAAGCTCAGAGCCCTCGAGGAGATGGCTTCGTTTGGGCTGTTTGTGGAAGGCCGGTGCCCCTTGTAGGTAGGGATGCTGGAAGGGGTGTGAAGGGTCCTGATGACATGGGTGCTGCGAGGGCTTTGGAGACCTTTAAGGCGGTCCTCAGTACCGGCTGGAGGG GTATTTGCATGTTCGAGTTCTTCGAAGCTCTTCACATGGAACCCGCCGATCCCGAAATTCCCTTCAAGTACGCCGACGCTTGTGCCTTGTCCAACAAGAGGATCCTTGAAGCGCTCAAGGCGTAA
- a CDS encoding beta-glucosidase, whose product MTKMAIIDPEAVLKELSSEEKIALLSGDDMWHTVAVPRLGVPRVRCSDGPNGVRGTAWTNGATASCFPSSTGLAASMDVDLARRIGEALGEECRARGVHCLLGPTTNCQRHPCAGRGFESFSEDPHLCGHMALSWIEGVQSKKVMTTPKHFLGNEQEYLRRSNNSVIDERTMHEIYLEPFRIQCKARPAVFMTSYNRVNGLHAAEHPFLLRKILRGDFEFQGMIMSDWSGTYSSSEAAKASLDLEMPGPTLMRGPSLERDIISGKLVPADIDECALRVLHYVQEAQQSGIDFEKIEETIDTHDVRALLREAADSAVVLLKNDKDVLPISSLNGKKIAVIGPNAKTAAYAGGGSANLAPTYLVTPLEAITTYAHKVGAKVGYTIGSDNSRWTPLLTPFIHHPTMGKDAGPGVQCDFYIQDPWENKVKPIFSKYNNSAFSYFIDGIPKEVPVRGYVSLKTIFTPDESGIWEFGLGVAGQADLFIDGKKIIDNSTDQKEGLLFFNTGAEERTGELNVEAGKLYDLEVRFSNFKQLNAMSPYTGRRGGIRIGGRKKRDFQAEIEKAVKLAAESDVVILCIGTNSEWESEAYDRDDMKLPPGTDELVRAVLSSKPETIVVNQSGMPVEFPWLDDASTIVQAFFGGNECGTAIADVVFGVVNPSGKLPITWPRVLQDYPSHEGFGHPIDTIYSEGLGVGYRYFDRGDHPKSAFPFGHGLSYTSFTLSELCVKPEIFGAKATFTLTNVGEIDGAEVAQVYIHDLAPTVERPEHELAGFMKVYLRPGESKVVSVNLDHKAFSFYSVHEKCWIGRKGDYEIRIGTSSTLIHLSKPVRIAKSFRWIGLQEPEVYEPAWI is encoded by the exons atgacgaagatggcTATCATCGATCCTGAGGCAGTACTCAAGGAGCTCTCAAGCGAAGAGAAAATCGCGCTCTTGAGCGGGGATGACATGTGGCATACGGTAGCGGTACCAAGACTTGGTGTGCCTCGAGTGCGA TGCAGTGACGGGCCT AACGGAGTCAGAGGGACGGCCT GGACGAATGGCGCAACTGCATCATGcttcccttcatccactGGCCTGGCGGCATCTATGGATGTTGACCTTGCCCGTCGTATTGGTGAAGCCTTAGGAGAGGAATGTCGAGCCCGTGGGGTGCACTGTTTGTTAGGTCCTACTACGAACTGTCAGAGGCATCCTTGTGCTGGAAGGGGGTTTGAGTCTTTTAGCGAAG ATCCTCATCTTTGTGGTCACATGGCGTTGTCGTGGATAGAAGGTGTACAGTCCAAAAAGGTCATGACCA CACCGAAGC ATTTCCTCGGCAACGAACAAGAATACCTGCGAAGAAGCAACAACTCTGTCATTGATGAAAGAACGATGCATGAAATCTACCTTGAGCCCTTCAGGATTCAATGCAAGGCGCGACCTGCCGTCTTT ATGACAAGCTACAATCGAGTAAATGGTCTGCACGCGGCTGAACACCCTTTCTTACTGCGCAAGATCCTCCGAGGCGACTTCGAGTTCCAGGGTATGATCATGTCCGATTGGAGTGGGACATATTCTTCATCAGAGGCTGCCAAGGCTTCTTTAGACCTTGAGATGCCCGGACCTACTTTGATGAGGGGTCCAAGTTTGGAAAGGGATATCATTAGCGGTAAACTCGTCCCTGCCGATATAGACGAGTGTGCTTTGAGG GTTCTGCACTATGTCCAAGAAGCTCAGCAGTCCGGTATCGACTTTGAAAAAATCGAAGAAACTATCGATACGCACGATGTCCGAGCATTACTGCGCGAAGCAGCTGATTCTGCCGTGGTTCTCCTAAAAAATGACAAAGACGTCTTgccaatctcttctctcaacgGCAAGAAGATAGCTGTCATCGGCCCCAATGCCAAAACAGCAGCTTATGCAGGCGGGGGAAGTGCCAACCTTGCTCCAACGTATCTCGTTACTCCCTTAGAGGCGATCACCACGTATGCCCACAAAGTGGGGGCAAAAGTAGGATATACGATCGGGTCCGATAACTCGAGATGGACGCCGCTTTTGAcgcctttcattcatcacCCTACGATGGGTAAAGATGCTGGACCTGGGGTTCAGTGCGATTTCTACATCCAAGA CCCATGGGAGAACAAGGTCAAACCTATCTTTTCAAAATATAACAACTCGGCATTCTCGTACTTTATCGATGGTATACCGAAAGAAGTACCTGTCAGAGGATATGTATCT CTCAAGACAATCTTCACCCCCGATGAAAGCGGGATT TGGGAATTTGGTCTGGGCGTCGCCGGACAGGCCGATTTGTTCATTGACGGAAAGAAAATCATCGATAACTCCACTGATCAGAAAGAGGGATTGCTCTTT TTCAACACAGGCGCCGAAGAGCGTACAGGTGAGCTCAATGTTGAAGCTGGAAAATTATACGACCTCGAAGTCCGATTCTCCAATTTCAAACAGCTAAATGCGATGTCTCCCTAT ACCGGCCGTCGAGGTGGAATTCGAATcggtggaagaaaaaagcgCGACTTCCAAGCAGAGATTGAGAAAGCTGTCAAGCTCGCTGCTGAATCTGATG TCGTCATTCTCTGTATTGGTACGAACTCAGAGTGGGAGTCTGAAGCTTATGACCGAGACGATATGAAGCTTCCGCCAGGTACCGACGAGCTCGTGCGCGCCGTGCTCTCGTCGAAGCCAGAGACGATCGTAGTCAACCAATCCGGTATGCCAGTCGAGTTCCCCTGGCTTGACGATGCGTCAACTATCGTTCAAGCCTTCTTTGGAGGAAATGAATGTGGTACAGCCATCGCCGATGTTGTCTTCGGCGTTGTCAATCCAAGTGGCAAACTACCTATCACCTGGCCCAGGGTATTGCAGGATTACCCAAGTCATGAAGGGTTTGGACACCCGATTGATACCATTTATTCGGAAGGGCTGGGGGTTGGGTACAGGTATTTTGATAGAGGAGACCATCCAAAAAGCGCTTTCCCCTTCGGACATGGATTGAGCTATACCTCTTTCACCCTCAG CGAGTTATGCGTTAAACCCGAGATTTTCGGTGCCAAAGCGACTTTCACCCTCACCAACGTCGGTGAAATTGACGGCGCAGAAGTGGCGCAAGTCTATATCCACGATCTAGCACCGACAGTCGAAAGGCCAGAACATGAACTAGCGGGATTCATGAAAGTGTACTTAAGACCTGGAGAATCGAAGGTGGTCTCCGTTAATCTTGAT CACAAAGCATTCTCATTCTACAGCGTCCATGAGAAGTGCTGGATCGGCAGGAAGGGGGATTATGAGATTAGGATTGGGACGTCTTCTActctcatccatctttcGAAACCTGTTCGCATTGCTAAGTCTTTCAGGTGGATAGGTTTACAAGAGCCTGAGGTATATGAGCCAGCCTGGATCTAG
- a CDS encoding B2-aldehyde-forming enzyme codes for MLALFALFQLLPILALAAHSPPQRRAHERARKNYEQTHGRNAEDIPSIVERDNHYDNRTIVERDHFDNRTLTPRGTTYTGVGTFYYTGLGACGLNSQDSDFMVALNSAQYGSGYPGPQCFKYITIQMGSTTIGGVEILDECPTCDYGSLDLSPGLFTQFADYDAGTIHITWWFDDDSPASTSTSETPTSTYVPPTSTWVAPSSTSTSTYVWVPPSSSSTSEWVEPSPTPSSTSQWYSPPAETSTSTTPTSTWVAPSSTSTSTWVESSTYSPAPNSTITSSYSSASTAVNSTNPYAIISNASNSSVSATTSVSDGSSSDASVEVVGNLEMISALAAQYGQLVVEAALQN; via the exons ATGCTCGCCctcttcgccctcttccagctccttcccattctcgCGCTCGCCGCCCACAGCCCTCCCCAACGCCGCGCTCATGAGCGGGCTCGAAAGAACTACGAGCAGACTCACGGTCGCAATGCTGAAGATATCCCGTCCATCGTGGAGAGGGATAACCACTATGACAACCGAACCATTGTCGAGCGCGACCACTTTGACAATAGGACACTTACTCCCCGAGGGACGACGTATACCGGTGTTGGTACCTTTTACTACACAGGTTTGGGCGCTTGTGGCTTGAATTCTCAAGACAGCGATTTCATGGTTGCTTTGAACTCTGCACAGTATGGTAGTGGAT ACCCTGGTCCTCAATGCTTCAAGTATATTACTATTCAGATGGGCTCTACCACTATTGGCGGTGTTGAGATTCTCG ACGAATGTCCTACATGTGATTATGGATCTCTTGACTTGTCTCCCGGTCTTTTCACCCAATTCGCTGATTATGATGCCGGTACTATTCACATTACTTGGTGGTTTGACGACGAC AGTCCTGCATCGACTTCCACTTCTGAAACCCCGACTTCCACTTACGTACCTCCCACTTCCACCTGGGTTGCgccttcatcaacatcgACGTCCACCTACGTCTGGGTTCCTCCttcgtcatcgtcaacCTCTGAATGGGTCGAGCCATCAcccactccttcttcaaccagCCAATGGTATTCTCCGCCCGCCGAAACCTCTACTTCGACCACACCTACCTCCACCTGGGTggctccttcctccacttctaCGTCAACCTGGGTTGAGAGCTCCACTTACAGCCCTGCACCTAACAGCACTATCACTTCCAGCTACTCTTCCGCCTCTACGGCCGTCAACTCTACCAACCCTTACGCCATTATTAGCAACGCTTCCAACAGCAGTGTTTCTGCTACCACTTCTGTCAGCGACGGGTCCTCATCAGATGCTTCTGTTGAAGTTGTGGGCAACCTTGAGATGATCAGCGCTCTCGCTGCCCAATATGGTCAGCTCGTGGTTGAGGCCGCTCTCCAGAATTGa
- a CDS encoding MFS transporter SP family solute carrier family 2 (myo-inositol transporter) member 13, whose product MSTTHIENRDNSFVENKHIDHIEGLESGKGSQESPSPSGFGGHLIDENLVQVEGEDKVTWYLCFLISASAIAGFLFGYDTGVVGVALPLVGTDLGGSELNSSQQEIITAGTTIGAIFGSAILGGWGDRLGRKMAILISDVFFTVGAVLIASSYSVAQIIVGRIVLGIGVGGAAVIAPLFITETAPTAVRGRCIGVNAFFIPFGQLVADSIGAGVQNMHGGWRLLFALGAVPSIIQLLLFHYLPESPRILILKGNMDRARTVFQRIYPTATREMIDYKFRVAQEYVAATTALQSGTTFWERMKKVWKTGSYRRSIIAVSVLQAAGQLCGFNTLLYYAGTLFSLLGLSNPALGGLIPAGTNAVFVLIGMSTVDKIGRRGLLLIGVPVLLLGLVWNIVAFYYMCKPTGGFLDTAYSYNTTNVGVVIGGIVFYVAGFGLTYSHLVWYQAEYLALEVRSMGSGVATACCWIANLVVSVSYLSELETMTPSGTYGFYLGISVVAFVFIVFCFPETKQLSIDETSLLFENDWGVKRSAQMRKERHETQKRFKNAELAEAATAHLEARQQKSASVSPTELSKFMAGLKGGKRKS is encoded by the exons ATGAGCACAACTCATATCGAGAACCGTGACAATAGCTTTGTGGAAAACAAGCATATTGACCATATTGAAGGACTCGAAAGTGGCAAAGGCTCACAAGAATCGCCTAGCCCCTCTGGCTTTGGTGGTCATTTGATA GATGAAAATCTCGTGCAAGTAGAAGGTGAAGATAAAGTAACATGGtatctttgctttttgatTTCTGCC TCAGCCATTGCTGGTTTCCTGTTCGGCTATGACACTGGTGTCGTTGGTGTTGCATTGCCTTTAGTAGGAACCGATCTCGGCGGTAGCGAACTCAACTCTTCACAACAAGAAATTATCACAGCAGGTACCACCATCGGGGCTATATTTGGTTCTGCTATCCTTGGTGGATGGGGTGATCGCcttggaagaaagatggcAATCTTAATCTCTGACGTCTT CTTTACCGTCGGTGCTGTGCTCATTGCATCCAGTTACTCTGTCGCGCAAATCATTGTCGGCCGAATTGTTCTCGGTATTGGAGTCGGTGGCGCAGCTGTCATTGCTCCTCTTTTCATCACTGAGACAGCACCTACCGCTGTGCGTGGTCGATGCATTGGTGTCAA TGCCTTCTTTATTCCCTTTGGTCAGCTTGTCGCCGACTCTATCGGTGCAGGTGTACAGAACATGCACGGCGGGTGGCGATTACTTT TCGCTCTGGGTGCTGTCCCTTCCATTATTCAgttgcttctcttccattacCTTCCGGAATCACCACGTATCCTTATCCTGAAGGGAAATATGGACCGCGCTCGTACCGTCTTCCAGCGTATTTATCCCACCGCCACTCGTGAGATGATTGACTACAAGTTCCGCGTTGCTCAAGAGTACGTCGCTGCCACAACCGCACTTCAGTCTGGGACCACTTTCTgggaaagaatgaagaaagtaTGGAAGACCGGATCTTACCGACGATCTATCATTGCCGTCAGTGTTCTACAAGCCGCCGGTCAGCTTTGCGGTTTCAACACTCTTCTCTATTATGCCGGCACTCTGTTCAGTCTCCTTGGTCTGTCTAACCCAGCCTTGGGTGGTCTTATCCCTGCAGGTACCAACGCCGTCTTTGTGTTGATTGGGATGTCAACTGTAGACAAGattggaagacgagggTTGCTGTTGATCGGTGTGCCAGTCTTG CTCCTTGGTCTTGTGTGGAACATCGTTGCTTTCTATT ATATGTGCAAGCCGACTGGAGGATTTCTCGATACTGCTTATAGCTACAACACGACTAACGTCGGTGTTGTTATTGGTGGTATCGTCTTCTACGTGGCCGGTTTCGGCCTTACCTACAGTCATCTCGTTTGGTACCAGGCTGAATATCTGGCTCTCGAAGTAAGGTCCATGGGATCTGGGGTAGCCACCGCCTGCTGTTGGATTGCCAATCTTGTCGTCTCTGTCTCGTACCTTTCAGAGCTCGAAACGATGACCCCCTCCGGTACTTATGGGTTCTACCTTGGTATCAGTGTGGTTGCCTTTGTGTTCATTGTGTTCTGCTTCCCAGAAACCA AACAACTGTCGATCGACGAGACATCTCTTTTATTCGAAAACGATTGGGGAGTCAAACGTTCTGCTCAGATGCGCAAAGAGCGACATGAGACCCAAAAACGATTCAAGAATGCCGAACTTGCCGAAGCCGCTACAGCTCACTTAGAAGCCCGCCAGCAGAAGTCGGCTTCTGTCAGTCCTACCGAGCTCTCCAAGTTTATGGCAGGTTTGAAGGGTGGTAAGAGAAAGTCTTAA